A DNA window from Gemmatimonadota bacterium contains the following coding sequences:
- the ruvA gene encoding Holliday junction branch migration protein RuvA, translating to MIAFIEGELVDKQPDAITVSVGGIGLQMFVPLSTLEALGPARSQVRVETVLHAREDGMQLYGFATAEEKRLFEVLITLPGIGPGVALNILSGATVSEFTAAIINEDIGKLVSLPKIGRKTAQRLIMELRDKLAAMDTGGTQPLPVAPAGEAPEVDDAITGLVSLGLDHPEARRQVIRVLSESAETPVAEEIIRTVLKNQKRQ from the coding sequence TTGATCGCATTCATCGAAGGTGAACTGGTCGACAAGCAGCCCGACGCCATAACGGTGTCCGTCGGCGGGATCGGCCTGCAAATGTTCGTCCCCCTTTCCACGCTTGAGGCACTGGGTCCCGCGCGTTCGCAGGTCCGCGTGGAAACGGTGCTGCATGCGCGGGAGGACGGCATGCAGCTCTACGGTTTCGCGACCGCGGAGGAGAAGCGCCTATTCGAGGTGCTGATCACCCTGCCCGGCATCGGTCCCGGCGTGGCCCTGAACATCCTCTCCGGCGCGACGGTCTCCGAGTTCACCGCGGCCATCATCAACGAAGACATCGGGAAACTGGTCTCGCTGCCCAAGATCGGCCGGAAGACCGCGCAGCGGCTGATCATGGAACTGCGCGACAAGCTGGCCGCCATGGATACCGGCGGAACGCAGCCGCTGCCCGTGGCTCCGGCGGGAGAGGCCCCCGAAGTGGACGACGCCATCACGGGCCTGGTTTCCCTGGGCCTCGATCATCCCGAAGCGCGCAGGCAGGTCATCCGCGTGCTGTCCGAAAGCGCGGAGACGCCCGTCGCGGAGGAAATCATCCGAACGGTGCTTAAAAATCAGAAAAGGCAATAG
- the ruvC gene encoding crossover junction endodeoxyribonuclease RuvC, giving the protein MIILGIDPGSVITGYGVIEARGRQYRLLDQGVLRPGSRKALADRLKVIYDGLCEVIDRNHPELVAVESTFGGRFPRAALVLGHARGVALLAAANRGLQVWEYAPREVKSAIVRAGGASKQQVQYMVSAMLNLDRGPGREHLPEDASDALAVAICHYHRVTGGNKAVDRIHRR; this is encoded by the coding sequence ATGATCATCCTCGGAATCGATCCGGGCAGCGTGATTACGGGATACGGCGTGATCGAGGCCCGGGGCAGGCAGTACCGGTTGCTGGACCAGGGCGTGTTGCGTCCGGGTTCGCGCAAGGCCCTCGCGGACCGGCTCAAGGTCATCTACGACGGCCTGTGCGAGGTCATCGACCGGAACCACCCGGAACTGGTGGCCGTCGAGTCCACCTTCGGCGGCCGTTTCCCCAGGGCGGCCCTCGTACTGGGCCATGCCCGGGGCGTCGCCCTCCTGGCCGCGGCGAACCGGGGACTGCAGGTCTGGGAATACGCCCCGCGCGAAGTGAAATCGGCCATCGTCCGCGCGGGAGGCGCATCGAAGCAGCAGGTACAGTACATGGTCAGCGCGATGCTGAACCTCGACCGCGGCCCCGGCCGGGAACACCTGCCGGAGGACGCGTCGGATGCGCTGGCCGTCGCCATCTGCCACTATCACAGGGTAACCGGAGGGAACAAGGCGGTTGATCGCATTCATCGAAGGTGA
- a CDS encoding YebC/PmpR family DNA-binding transcriptional regulator: MSGHSKWSTIKRKKEQKDAARGKIFTRVIKEITIAARQGGGSVTSNPRLRTAVLAAKAENVPQANIDRAIARGTGELDGVHYEELVYEGYGPAGVALLVEAVTDNKNRTTSEMRHAFTKNGGNMGEAGCVAWMFDQKGTIVVDKDGVDEDEVMMVALDAGAEDIQDEGDTLDVLTAVSDFEAVRVQLEESGFAPLRAEIGRIPQSTVAVAGQDAQQLLRLMEVLEDHDDVQHVYANFDVDDKVLEEMNG; encoded by the coding sequence GTGTCGGGTCATTCCAAGTGGAGCACGATCAAGCGGAAGAAAGAGCAGAAAGACGCCGCCCGCGGGAAGATCTTCACCCGGGTCATCAAGGAGATCACCATTGCCGCGCGGCAGGGCGGCGGATCGGTCACAAGTAACCCGCGGCTCCGGACGGCCGTACTCGCCGCAAAGGCGGAAAACGTGCCCCAGGCCAACATCGACCGGGCCATCGCGCGCGGCACGGGCGAGCTGGACGGCGTGCATTACGAGGAACTGGTCTACGAGGGCTACGGGCCGGCGGGGGTGGCGTTGCTGGTGGAAGCGGTGACGGACAACAAGAACCGCACGACGTCCGAGATGCGCCATGCCTTCACCAAGAACGGCGGGAACATGGGTGAGGCGGGCTGCGTGGCCTGGATGTTCGACCAGAAGGGCACGATCGTGGTGGACAAGGACGGCGTCGACGAGGACGAGGTCATGATGGTCGCCCTCGACGCCGGCGCGGAAGACATCCAGGACGAGGGAGATACCCTGGACGTGCTGACGGCAGTTTCCGATTTCGAGGCGGTCCGGGTCCAGCTCGAGGAGAGCGGCTTCGCCCCCCTGCGGGCGGAAATCGGCCGCATCCCGCAGTCGACCGTGGCCGTCGCGGGTCAGGATGCGCAACAGCTTCTCCGGTTGATGGAGGTCCTCGAGGACCACGACGACGTCCAGCATGTATACGCCAATTTCGACGTGGACGACAAGGTGCTGGAGGAAATGAACGGGTAG